In one window of Kitasatospora sp. MMS16-BH015 DNA:
- a CDS encoding MFS transporter: MATQAVPQPVVAPERPDKPSRTLLIGLSLGYFMVLLDMTIVSVALPAISRYLHVGMSGLQWVTNGYTITFAALLLTAGWLSDRFGGRRTFLTGLVAFGVLSGVSALATNLSTLVVLRLALGIAGALLLPASLAIITNVYTVPAERARAVGSWAAITGAALAAGPVVGGVLTETVGWRAIFLINVPLALVSFAITAKLAPETARKQRSGLDLPGQVTGVVALAALVYALIEGPDKGWGSTGVVIAFALAVVAAAVFLGAEKRAGDAAMLPLRMFRNKSFSAALVAGLLANFGLSGLLFVLSLYFQDGRNYSSIAAGLAFLPLTLPTAFNPIFTGRLVGRIGSRRPATIGFVLMAVGALVQAPFTDNSGLGLAATIVGLLAFGFGVSFALPALVAGVAGTVPTELAGIGAGTLNSARQVGASLGVAILGVILNLASSSAAGTEQALIVGGVALLVGAVISATGLRSKSPAA; the protein is encoded by the coding sequence ATGGCCACGCAGGCCGTTCCGCAGCCCGTCGTCGCACCCGAACGACCCGACAAGCCGTCCCGCACCCTGTTGATCGGGCTCTCGCTCGGCTACTTCATGGTCCTGCTGGACATGACGATCGTCTCGGTGGCATTACCCGCAATCTCGCGCTACCTGCACGTCGGGATGAGCGGGCTCCAGTGGGTGACCAACGGATACACCATCACCTTCGCCGCCCTCCTGCTCACCGCGGGCTGGCTGTCGGACCGCTTCGGCGGCCGGCGGACCTTCCTCACCGGGCTGGTGGCCTTCGGGGTGCTCTCCGGCGTCTCGGCCCTGGCCACCAACCTCTCCACGCTGGTCGTCCTGCGGCTGGCCCTGGGCATCGCCGGAGCGCTGCTGCTCCCGGCCTCGCTGGCCATCATCACCAACGTCTACACCGTGCCCGCCGAGCGGGCCCGCGCGGTCGGGTCCTGGGCGGCCATCACGGGTGCGGCGCTCGCCGCCGGGCCGGTGGTGGGCGGCGTGCTGACCGAGACGGTCGGCTGGCGCGCCATCTTCCTGATCAACGTGCCGCTGGCCCTGGTCAGCTTCGCCATCACCGCCAAGCTCGCCCCGGAGACGGCCCGCAAGCAGCGCAGCGGGCTGGACCTGCCCGGCCAGGTCACCGGCGTGGTCGCCCTGGCAGCCCTGGTGTACGCGCTGATCGAGGGCCCGGACAAGGGCTGGGGCTCGACCGGGGTGGTGATCGCCTTCGCGCTCGCCGTGGTCGCGGCCGCCGTCTTCCTCGGCGCCGAGAAGCGGGCCGGCGACGCCGCGATGCTGCCGCTGCGGATGTTCCGCAACAAGAGCTTCTCGGCCGCCCTGGTGGCCGGTCTGCTGGCCAACTTCGGCCTCTCCGGGCTGCTGTTCGTGCTCTCGCTGTACTTCCAGGACGGCCGGAACTACTCCTCGATCGCCGCGGGTCTGGCCTTCCTGCCGCTGACCCTGCCCACCGCCTTCAACCCGATCTTCACCGGCCGCCTGGTCGGCCGGATCGGATCGCGCCGCCCGGCCACCATCGGCTTCGTGCTGATGGCCGTGGGCGCCCTCGTCCAGGCCCCGTTCACCGACAACTCCGGCCTCGGGCTGGCCGCCACCATCGTCGGTCTGCTGGCTTTCGGGTTCGGCGTCTCCTTCGCCCTGCCCGCGCTGGTCGCCGGGGTGGCCGGCACCGTCCCGACCGAGCTGGCCGGCATCGGCGCCGGCACGCTCAACTCCGCCCGGCAGGTGGGTGCTTCGCTCGGTGTCGCGATCCTGGGCGTGATCCTCAACCTCGCCTCGTCCAGTGCGGCCGGCACCGAGCAGGCCCTGATCGTCGGCGGCGTGGCCCTGCTGGTCGGGGCGGTCATCTCCGCCACCGGCCTGCGCTCCAAGTCCCCCGCAGCCTGA
- a CDS encoding VOC family protein — translation MATTAPSARPAAARQALRVDGVDHLAFVTWRPRETHDFYTRVLGLPLVHAITATGWVTEDYPDFVHFFFDLGRGNRIAFFYYFGLPEEEAPSDLMHRSRHIAFHVETEAELLAWRDRLKAHGVRVTPPLPHELIESIYFDDPNGIQLEITRPLREMSGIDARDAELTLRALFDVAESPAPSAQALWQRKAELVRKNAEVAAA, via the coding sequence TTGGCAACCACCGCACCCTCCGCCCGGCCCGCAGCCGCCCGGCAGGCCCTCCGGGTCGACGGGGTCGATCACCTGGCCTTCGTCACCTGGAGGCCCCGCGAGACCCACGACTTCTACACCCGGGTGCTCGGTCTGCCCCTGGTGCACGCGATCACCGCGACCGGCTGGGTCACCGAGGACTACCCGGATTTCGTGCACTTCTTCTTCGACCTGGGCCGGGGCAACCGGATCGCCTTCTTCTACTACTTCGGCCTGCCGGAGGAGGAGGCGCCGAGCGACCTCATGCACCGCTCCCGGCACATCGCCTTCCACGTCGAGACCGAGGCCGAACTGCTGGCCTGGCGCGACCGGTTGAAGGCCCACGGGGTGCGGGTCACCCCGCCGCTGCCGCACGAACTGATCGAGTCGATCTACTTCGACGACCCCAACGGCATCCAGCTGGAGATCACCCGCCCGCTCCGCGAGATGTCCGGGATCGACGCCCGGGACGCCGAGTTGACGCTCCGCGCACTCTTCGACGTGGCCGAGTCCCCGGCCCCCTCGGCCCAGGCGCTCTGGCAGCGCAAGGCCGAACTGGTGCGCAAGAACGCGGAGGTGGCGGCCGCATGA
- a CDS encoding FAD-dependent monooxygenase has product MSNSASGSAGSGPTGAAPTGRHPVLVVGAGPAGLSAALALRAAGLPATVLDRRTADTVRPGSRAAYLHGASLRSLEELRPGLGHEIAGRGLMWATKRSFWAGKEIYTRTYAPVTKDGLPPFTSLPQVVTEDLMAAACREAGVDFRWGVEVKSAESGPDGVRLVDAAGTEWRAEYVIAADGSRSPLRAAIGSPLEGPRSQNTFVVVDLEDDPAHPLPLERVFHYNHPAVGGRNVLMVPFAGGWRVDLNLLVDDDPEQYVSPEGLRRWIPKVMPASYGERVRWVSTYRFAQQVAEHFTDTHRRVLLTGEASHLFAPFGARGMNSSIPDAIRAVRAVQGALAAPGRPAAAAEVDRFAAERQEAARYNRACASTALEHMLAQRPSVWLRRRAAAAVAVAGRKAGAWLDSAPYGPKLAARGAAKTSY; this is encoded by the coding sequence GTGAGCAACTCAGCTTCCGGTTCTGCGGGTTCCGGTCCGACGGGTGCCGCTCCGACCGGCCGCCACCCGGTGCTGGTGGTCGGCGCGGGCCCGGCCGGGCTCAGCGCGGCCCTGGCGCTGCGCGCCGCCGGCCTGCCCGCGACGGTCCTCGACCGGCGCACCGCGGACACCGTCCGCCCGGGCAGCCGCGCCGCCTACCTGCACGGAGCGTCACTGCGCTCCCTGGAGGAGCTCCGGCCCGGCCTCGGCCACGAGATCGCCGGACGTGGCCTGATGTGGGCCACCAAGCGGTCGTTCTGGGCGGGCAAGGAGATCTACACCCGCACCTACGCACCGGTCACCAAGGACGGCCTGCCGCCGTTCACCAGCCTGCCGCAGGTGGTCACCGAGGACCTGATGGCCGCCGCCTGCCGCGAGGCGGGGGTGGACTTCCGCTGGGGCGTGGAGGTGAAGTCGGCCGAGAGCGGCCCGGACGGGGTGCGGCTGGTGGACGCCGCCGGCACCGAGTGGCGGGCCGAGTACGTGATCGCGGCGGACGGCTCGCGCTCGCCGCTGCGCGCCGCGATCGGCAGCCCGCTGGAGGGGCCGCGTTCGCAGAACACCTTCGTGGTGGTCGACCTCGAGGACGACCCGGCCCACCCGCTGCCGCTGGAGCGGGTCTTCCACTACAACCACCCCGCCGTCGGTGGCCGGAACGTGCTGATGGTGCCGTTCGCGGGCGGCTGGCGGGTGGACCTCAACCTGCTGGTCGACGACGACCCCGAGCAGTACGTCTCGCCCGAGGGGCTGCGGCGGTGGATCCCCAAGGTGATGCCCGCCTCGTACGGCGAGCGGGTGCGCTGGGTGTCGACCTACCGGTTCGCCCAGCAGGTGGCCGAGCACTTCACCGACACCCACCGCCGGGTGCTGCTGACCGGCGAGGCCTCGCACCTGTTCGCCCCGTTCGGCGCGCGCGGGATGAACTCCAGCATCCCGGACGCGATCCGGGCCGTGCGGGCCGTCCAGGGTGCGCTGGCCGCCCCCGGCCGCCCGGCGGCCGCGGCCGAGGTCGACCGCTTCGCCGCGGAGCGGCAGGAGGCCGCCCGCTACAACCGGGCCTGCGCGAGCACCGCCCTGGAGCACATGCTGGCGCAGCGCCCGTCGGTCTGGCTGCGGCGGCGGGCGGCTGCGGCGGTGGCCGTGGCCGGCCGCAAGGCCGGCGCCTGGCTGGACTCGGCGCCCTACGGGCCGAAGCTGGCGGCGCGCGGGGCGGCCAAGACCTCCTACTGA
- a CDS encoding LysR family transcriptional regulator, with protein MQRDIEVKLLRALVAVVDEGGFARAAQALHVTQPTISQQIQRLESVVETPLFHRTRRPLRLSPVGREVVAHARRVLLLNTEVLSTVSALRTQERLNMGCSVHFADGLSTMLAQLSLDRPQLCCAVTTGMSEELAGKIAAEELDAAILLGAETSRGEMLGRVRLSWFGQAPALPGGEFPVALVGGGSALSRRVVETLAEHRVRWRAAPWCADPLAVRAAVGAGLAYTVLPAGAHHGDPSLRPVPAGLLGPEPEPLPVHLAFSPSAGDSLVDAARAAARAMLKDLPLSLP; from the coding sequence TTGCAACGTGACATCGAAGTGAAGCTTTTACGGGCCCTGGTCGCCGTCGTCGACGAGGGCGGTTTCGCCCGCGCCGCACAGGCGCTGCACGTGACGCAGCCGACCATCAGCCAGCAGATCCAGCGCCTGGAGAGCGTCGTCGAAACGCCGCTGTTCCACCGGACCAGACGGCCCCTCAGACTCTCCCCGGTCGGCCGGGAAGTGGTGGCGCACGCGCGCCGGGTGCTCCTGCTGAACACCGAGGTGCTCAGCACGGTATCGGCGCTGCGCACCCAGGAACGACTGAACATGGGCTGCTCGGTCCATTTCGCCGACGGGCTGAGCACCATGCTCGCCCAGCTTTCACTGGACCGCCCGCAGCTGTGCTGCGCGGTGACCACCGGAATGAGCGAGGAACTCGCCGGGAAGATCGCCGCGGAGGAATTGGACGCCGCCATTCTGCTCGGCGCGGAAACCTCCCGCGGCGAAATGCTGGGACGGGTGCGGCTGAGCTGGTTCGGCCAGGCGCCGGCCCTGCCGGGCGGGGAATTCCCGGTGGCCCTGGTCGGCGGCGGTTCGGCCCTGAGCCGGCGGGTCGTCGAGACCCTCGCCGAGCACCGGGTCCGCTGGCGGGCCGCCCCCTGGTGCGCCGATCCGCTGGCCGTCCGGGCCGCCGTCGGGGCCGGTCTGGCCTACACCGTGCTCCCGGCCGGCGCGCACCACGGCGATCCCTCGCTCCGGCCGGTGCCGGCCGGCCTGCTCGGCCCGGAGCCGGAGCCGCTCCCGGTCCACCTGGCCTTCTCCCCCTCGGCGGGCGACTCCCTGGTGGACGCCGCCCGGGCCGCCGCCCGGGCGATGCTCAAGGACCTCCCGCTCTCCCTGCCGTGA
- a CDS encoding flavin reductase family protein yields the protein MYTSPQHAAAPVASPDEFRAALSQLASGVALVTAHDPEEGAEGGDAGMTATSFLSVSLEPPLVLISVREDSRMDEILGRVDSWAVSLLGEEQRALASRFAMKGRLSDRLLFADTPHTRGPHTGAPLVEGALATVECRTEQRIPAGDHVLVLGRVLEARVPGPADRPLLYFRGGYRQLG from the coding sequence GTGTACACGTCCCCGCAGCACGCAGCCGCCCCTGTCGCCTCGCCCGACGAGTTCCGGGCCGCGCTCTCCCAGCTCGCCTCCGGCGTCGCGCTGGTGACCGCCCACGACCCCGAGGAGGGGGCCGAGGGCGGGGACGCCGGGATGACGGCCACCTCGTTCCTCTCGGTCTCGCTGGAGCCGCCGCTGGTGCTGATCTCGGTGCGCGAGGACTCCCGGATGGACGAGATCCTCGGCCGGGTCGACAGCTGGGCCGTCTCGCTCCTCGGCGAGGAGCAGCGCGCCCTGGCCTCCCGCTTCGCGATGAAGGGCCGGCTCAGCGACCGCCTGCTCTTCGCGGACACCCCGCACACCCGCGGCCCGCACACCGGCGCGCCCCTGGTCGAGGGTGCCCTGGCCACCGTCGAGTGCCGCACCGAGCAGCGCATCCCGGCCGGCGACCACGTCCTGGTCCTCGGCCGCGTGCTGGAGGCCCGCGTGCCCGGCCCGGCCGACCGCCCGCTCCTCTACTTCCGCGGCGGCTACCGCCAACTCGGCTGA
- a CDS encoding diguanylate cyclase: MEAESEPYVRLATLRTLHRVVADLNAARSLAGTLQAVVEGAVHGLGFDAAAVSLVRADGDLVVAAVWELEESAFGGPSVLLGQVGSRESWERMLGVSDHWGTLRFLPHDRGWAIGGDLPTWTGDGPLPVYANDWHPADFLLAPMYSAGGDLLGVLSVDRPRSGKRPGAWTREALEMFSLQASIAIGNARLRAEMQRALARLEKEQQALRASEESFRQAFEYAPSGMAITELHGAGRGQLTRVNDALCRLLGRPRATLRQQCFADLVHPDDLELLLRTSAEGGRAELRLSRRDGGYQWVCLRNSVVADAAEGPSFLLTHVEDIEERKRHELQLAHRASHDALTGLPNSAELKARLGRRLCAHPPAVGGALPPLYGTPAPLDEPAYAPQGVSYSAHSAFDGLGVPGSLTHAYGAPEGAHGYEGAHGYEGAEAAAWARPGERPARADGPADHVHTVVPGEAPGEWGGPFRSGSGEKGLAVLFCDLDGFKSINDRFGHKAGDSVLIEVARRLQQVVREGDTVARLGGDEFVVLADGIGREEAKDLAGRLRNAIIPPMRIDNRTTRVGVSLGIGWAGCGMSIEEVLHAADERMYDEKRARGGAARGARGERSHRRAG; encoded by the coding sequence ATGGAAGCCGAGTCGGAGCCTTACGTCCGCCTCGCGACCCTCCGTACCTTGCACCGGGTCGTGGCGGACCTCAACGCTGCCCGCAGCCTGGCGGGCACGTTGCAGGCCGTGGTCGAGGGCGCGGTGCACGGGCTCGGGTTCGACGCGGCCGCCGTCAGCCTGGTCCGGGCCGACGGCGACCTCGTGGTGGCCGCGGTCTGGGAGCTGGAGGAGAGCGCCTTCGGCGGCCCCTCCGTGCTGCTCGGCCAGGTCGGCTCCCGGGAGTCCTGGGAGCGGATGCTCGGGGTGAGCGACCACTGGGGCACGCTGCGCTTCCTGCCGCACGACCGGGGCTGGGCCATCGGCGGCGACCTGCCGACCTGGACGGGCGACGGCCCGCTGCCGGTGTACGCCAACGACTGGCACCCGGCCGACTTCCTGCTGGCCCCGATGTACAGCGCCGGCGGCGACCTGCTCGGGGTGCTCAGCGTGGACCGCCCGCGCAGCGGCAAGCGGCCCGGGGCGTGGACCCGCGAGGCGCTGGAGATGTTCTCGCTGCAGGCCTCGATCGCGATCGGCAACGCCCGGCTGCGGGCCGAGATGCAGCGCGCGCTGGCCCGGCTGGAGAAGGAGCAGCAGGCGCTGCGGGCCAGCGAGGAGAGCTTCCGGCAGGCCTTCGAGTACGCCCCCAGCGGGATGGCCATCACCGAGCTGCACGGCGCCGGCCGGGGCCAGCTGACCAGGGTCAACGACGCGCTCTGTCGGCTGCTCGGCCGCCCCCGGGCCACCCTGCGCCAGCAGTGCTTCGCCGATCTGGTGCACCCCGACGACCTGGAGCTGCTGCTGCGCACCAGTGCCGAGGGGGGCCGGGCCGAGCTGCGGCTCTCCCGCCGGGACGGCGGCTACCAGTGGGTCTGCCTGCGCAATTCGGTGGTGGCCGACGCCGCCGAGGGCCCGAGCTTCCTGCTCACCCACGTCGAGGACATCGAGGAGCGCAAGCGCCACGAGCTCCAGCTGGCCCACCGGGCCAGCCACGACGCGCTCACCGGCCTGCCCAACAGCGCCGAGCTCAAGGCCCGGCTGGGCCGCCGGCTCTGCGCCCACCCGCCGGCGGTCGGTGGGGCGCTCCCGCCGCTGTACGGCACGCCCGCGCCCCTGGACGAGCCCGCGTACGCCCCCCAGGGGGTCTCCTACAGCGCGCACAGCGCCTTCGACGGCCTCGGGGTGCCCGGGAGCCTCACGCACGCCTACGGGGCCCCCGAGGGCGCGCACGGCTACGAGGGCGCGCACGGCTACGAGGGCGCCGAGGCGGCCGCCTGGGCCCGCCCGGGCGAGCGGCCGGCCCGTGCCGACGGCCCGGCCGACCACGTGCACACCGTGGTGCCCGGCGAGGCCCCGGGCGAGTGGGGCGGCCCGTTCCGCTCGGGCAGCGGGGAGAAGGGCCTGGCGGTGCTCTTCTGCGACCTGGACGGCTTCAAGTCGATCAACGACCGGTTCGGCCACAAGGCCGGCGACTCGGTGCTGATCGAGGTGGCCCGCCGACTGCAGCAGGTCGTCCGCGAGGGCGACACCGTGGCCCGCCTCGGCGGTGACGAGTTCGTGGTGCTGGCCGACGGGATCGGCCGCGAGGAGGCCAAGGACCTGGCCGGGCGGCTGCGGAACGCGATCATCCCGCCGATGCGGATCGACAACCGGACCACCCGGGTCGGCGTCTCGCTGGGCATCGGCTGGGCCGGCTGCGGGATGTCCATCGAGGAGGTCCTGCACGCCGCCGACGAGCGGATGTACGACGAGAAGCGGGCCCGGGGCGGCGCCGCCCGGGGCGCGCGCGGCGAGCGCTCGCACCGCCGCGCGGGGTGA